The segment CTGAAGTAGTGcgtatgtttgtgaatgtgtaaTAGTCggatatgtgtgcgtgcgtgtgtgtatttgtgtgtgtgtgtgtgtgtgtgtgtgtgtgtgtgtgtgtaagtgtaagtgTTCTGTGATCTTATGGCTGCTGTCATCAGAATTGTTAATAGAGATTTTCATCGCAGCAGTTATCTTTCATGGGCTTATCTTTCCAAAGGGTTACAGGATTCACAAAACTTGACTCTTGAAACCCACGGTTGTTGGTGATTTTTTTTCATCGGGCGCAACAGATAtgccaaataaataaatatatttatgataaatatcctcattattataatcaaaattataaaaattataCACCTGTTTAACAaaaattttattaaaaaaaaaattgtattgcCTAGTTAATTTGAGTGTCAAAATTGAAATGAAAGAAGGTCTGTTCAAATGGGTTTTTTCTCAGTCATTTGCACAGTCATCATATTTGTTTTCAGAACAATTTCTTCCTGTACACCTGCTTGCTTTTATGTATCACGTGGCGAAAATTGTACAGTAGGCCCTACATGCTGTTATCTCTGTGTCAACACGTGAACTATCTTTCGCTCCaaaagttcacacacacacacacacacacactcacacacatacacacttaaacagacagacacacagacacacacacacacacccaatcactgaaacacacataccgtgcacacatacacactcaaacagacagacagacagacagacacacacacacacacacacacacacacacacacacacacacacacacacacggaataTGGGTGTTATGTTCATAGAGCAGATATGAAAGCATTATTAAAGCAGCTCTTTTTTACCACACATTGTAAAAGCTAACCAAACTTAACGGAAACCTTACTCTTCTAGACCATTACAAGAACTCTGTAGCTACGtactgggcccgtatgcatgaactagaagtaagaaacactggaagtagaggcctcttttcgaagtgggaactcccgaagtcaactttctaacactgttcacaatgcatgaactgacttgaacgccaaagtagtgacagcgagagtattaaggtcaaggtcggggaaattgggggaatgcctactaatacgcatgcgcacgtttctatcaacatggcagtcaacgaaaatggcaaggcacgtgtgccgctcaaaacgaaagtagacacggaggggcgttctgcgcctttttcagatggtgaaattgctgtacccttgacagaagtgttttacgaaagaacggttattctgtccaaatttcagaacagtctaactgttaaacataaagacgctgtctggtccaaaattgccaaagaagtgtcggtctctctctctctctctctctctctctctctctctctctctctctctctctctctctctctctctctctctctcttaaaacacacgcacacacagacaaacgtacactcatgcacatactgacactatgacacaagtgacactgacggcacacataaacacacacacacacaccacacacagcacacacacacacacgcgcgcgctcgcgcgcacacatatacacacacacacgcacccatacacgcgcggtctcgaatagcagctagcatctgctgaagagacattaaaccccaaaaacccatacacgcacgcacacagtcacaaacaaataaccacacactcactctctctcactttctctcattctctctcaatctacactcatacacacactgaaactatgatgacacaagtgacacgtcacacacacacacacacacacacacacacacacacactcaccgtagtgacacacataattatacacacgcgcgtacagttgaaagtcaagacatgatatgattttttcaaagcataggaaggtttcttttgcaaatgaataaaattaacacagaggcaaaacccggtttttgcagccggaatgcaattgcggaggcttaaaaaggaaaagattaataaaaaaaaatatatagctcctggcagaacttgaacccggagcgaatgaacgagagtccggaaccgttaccactgcactatgttactcgtgtagaatagaggcatgatgaaaaaaggcattctgagttattcagtcgtgctggtttgaaagctcgccaccttcgccgaatgactcgagcacgtttttttcggtcagtaactgatcgaactgtcgctctgttttaagcatttcacctaaattaaacaagaatgtcacagtccgtgtctatggtgcaaggtaggagaccgtctcattgtagccaagttacgacagttgctcgattgacgcatttcacgtcttcgatattgtgtctgagatcatttcccaatgagctgcctttaaaaacggaatgtcctgcaattgtagtatgcgctggaggtttcttttggatgggtaaggacccttgagatgcgatatcgtcgtataattatgtcaagcgagaggcccttgacattggaagtgggaacttcgaaagcaaagttgccagctactcggtatgcacgagctaaattgaacgccgaagtagtggcttcgagagttctgaggtcaaggtcgagaaaattgggggaatcccaattagtgcgcatgcgtttgtaaacggtaggcttggtgaccagaagaaacgaatctcatcgcgagttcgtaaatgggcaaacgttgatcgcgctgtagcttttactataattgttgtttttaactggttgaaggaaagctgtgataattgtccttaaatagaatgactgtctataataatgatttcgttgaccagaatgttggggacaataaaaaaaggttgtttatgtggtagcgaagtcggttaacttaaaactctttttgtagtgtttttttaatgattgtgtatcggtaaaactgctggacaaaaatagtttggtcagagcgaatgtttgtgttactggtaaatttaaaaaggcagaactccattttttgggaatcaagatataaggtgtagtgaaaagaagataagttcagcgaattccatattatttgagaaaatgtgtgtccgaatgtttaaaacagaaaaattgttgtacttaggtgtttgtaaattacgtttgtcctcgttaattgtgaagaggatgtatgtttatataaagttcaaagtcaagattggatttttgtagcctacgtgcgtgtgtgcatgtgtattagacataatacatagacatagaacactttattatctcaattacgataaactcgggtgtggtgaatcacaataaacagcataaaacgtaagaacatgaataaaatatcaaggcgcaaatatagtcagctcatcatagtgtggggagtgggtacacacacacacacacacacacacacacacatatacacacacacacacacacacacacacacacacacacacacacaccgtcgaacacacacataacgtcgaacacacacccacacacacacacacacacacacacacacacacacacacacaccgtcgaacacacacacaccgtcgaacacacacacaccgtcgaacacacacataaaatcgaaaacacacacacacacacacaaacacacacacaaacacacacacacacaaacacacacacacaaacaaacacacacacacacacacacacggcacgcgcgaacacgcaaacaaacgtatgaaggaacagacgcacaattatacccgcacgcacgcgcacacaggcagacaggcactcgcacaaatacatacacacacacacacacacacacacacacacacacacacacagataaagcaatgacaaaaaaaatagcagaaacttacacttcaacactcgaacacacaaacacacacacacacacacacacacacacacacgcacacgcacacaaacacacgcacgcacgcacacaaacacacacacacccacacacacacacacacactcacacatgcacacaacgacgcccattttcatagaaacacagtaaccccctcgtataagcgggaatgaaagcgtggtggccaatgacccagaacaaacaaaagtcaaagctggcaactcaggtttgtattcagggaaatttgcacgaaatgcatgcagaagatacgacttttccctctattttctctctttgggagcgtcagctcggtttgacatgaaaaactgaagaaaagccctgcctttttgcactgagaaactgtggaagtagcgtgtttactactgggtctggctgtagtacatttaccctcatttacttcctcgttagcttccaaagtaaactcttttttcgtcccatgcatgcgaaagtgaggatgtacttccgatgtcactcaaaactttagaagtagtcgcaaaataccctgagttacttcctcgctttgcttcgaggtaaaccctttttccggcccatgcatacgaaagtgaggcaagtacttccgatgtcactcaaaacttcgggagttgtcgcgaacttcccccataagcatactgGCCCTGGTAAGGAAGTCATCAGGAGATCACAAGTCAAATGAATATTCTGACGATAATTCAATGAGGTATCTTCAATTTCGCCATTTGCCGACAACATTTATAATGCATTTCGCTTTTTGTTTTTCGAAACGTCTGGACCATCACACATCACGACTGGTTTTgcttttatatttagtcaatactgtgtgttttaacatagaccgggaatcgagacgacggtagtggtgtgtgaatgtgtagcTGTGTATGTGTAGTGTGATTCAGggaaaactaccggaccgatctatGTTTATAAAACTTTACATCGAAGTTCTCCAAGATGATATTTTCATacttttgagagaaaaaaagtcgataaatgtttttgatgacgtcatatccggctttttgcaaaAGTGGAGGCCGCACAGAGGTGACGTCATTTTGTATTCACATGTATTGATATTTTGGTCGagcagtcttcgacgaagcccggacttatGTGATTGCATTTTATTTTggaagcttaaacattaattaatgagtttggtcgtttaaaatgtcaaaattctaattaaaattaaaatttcaaaTTGATCCAACAGGATttcatttcctgaatccaaaaatatatagatatgttatgtttggattataaaaacaaattcaGAAAGGTCACTGTGCTGTGGTCTGACTGTCAGTGTGACCACAGTAAGTCCATGAAACCGGCCCCTGGTCTCTATGACCTCCGTATTTTCGAACTTGGATGACTTTGCCCTCTAGATGTCAGTGaagtcaaacgtagcttgttgacgcttttcttccattctgaaaatgtacagagctgcgatcatacgtgtgagttcagtaagtgttgagcatatttcttttctttttaagtgtttatgacttttcgttgtggattttgcgattacagagataagttgcaaattgaccatgagtcgccgcggtaattatcaacattgattgggtctttgagagtgaatgcttacaatcgttgtcctcggaaacacaaatccaaagccgcgatggttccacacatcaaacaatcagcctgattggcttttactttgacaatccacgtttcacctgaaagctcaaacccattcaccacctcgatttattgcatggggatcatgagatttatttcccaggtgtttgtgaatgaaaactcgtgaaaatgatgacaatgagatttgttgtgatttcccCATCGCAaatttcccttttttttctcaaggagTGATCCAAAATACCCTGTTCAAATGCTAAATGTCAACCGCATCTGGGGGGGCAAGACCTCCACCCGGCCAGCACCCGGTACCCCTGCGTCATTTGGACGcgcctccctctcatacactagatACAGCCCCTTGTGcaagatttgaaaaaaaatgtttcaaACTTTGCTGCAAATGCCATTCCTTACTTTTCATCAAGCCCAGCAACAATCCAAGTCCATTTCCATCAAAACGACGCAGTGCGTTCATCTGGTGTCCATGTCATAAGTCCCTTCGGCCACCGTTGACTAGGGGGCCGGCCGTTCCATGCGCCAGCAACACAGTCGGTCAACTGCAGTTGAACGAGTGAAATGCAGCAATCCGACGACATCGGGTTTCACGAAACGTTGCCCGATTGCAGTGCTGCCCACCCCCAGCACCGCGTTCAGACAACCGCGAGTCGGGTGCGGAGCGGTGGTCCGACTGTCGGTGTGACACCGCGAGTCCATGCAAAACTAGCTCCAGGACTTGGTGTTGTCTGCATGTGTAGTCCATTAAAAGCGGTTTTCAAtgcataccccccccccacacacacacacacacaaaacagctgccAACCATCAAATAGCACGGTGTATTCATCTGGGGCAGGTTTCATGGGCCACATTCGGTCAACTGCAGTTGAAAGAGTGAAATGCAGTAATCCGACAAAAAGCGGGTTTCATGAAAAAGATTTGAGTCAGCCGACTGTGCTGTGGTCTGACTGTCAGTGTAATCACCGTAAGTCCATGAAACCGGCCCCTGGTCTCCATGACCTCCGTATCTTCGAACTTGGATGACTTTGCCCTCTAGATATCAGTGAAGTCAattaaagccgaacatccgtctaCATGAGACCAAGTCTGTTATAGTAGAAGACCACAGAGCTAGATTTAACCTTGCCAGCACGAGAAACTAGAGCTGCATCTGCCGCGCCGATTTTGGTCTTTTAAACTCAATTGTTAGTACACGTTAGTGCAGCTGATGTCAATGTTGTGGATATGAAGTGAACGGAACCATGCCTAAAGGCGGATAATATTAATCaagcgaagtcgacttcgcgtagTCTACTTCAAGAAGCTCACTGCAAGAACCTTTGgaactgaattttcggtaaaaagacttcgcgacaAATTGGCAGTCATCTTCGGGCTCAATTGAGGACAGCCTTAATGAGATCCgacaccgatacatgcacagcctggcggtgaccttacctTTCAACTCTTCTGCTGATATGACAAAGTCACAGAGATAGACTTCTTTTTCGAAATTCTTTGTCAGTTCCTACTGGGAGATGTGACACGATGCTTCGCATGATGACGCCTTCTCTTCCTTTTTTCCCCCACTTATGACGTCAGAGATGTCACTTTGGAAAACAGGGACTGGGTTTGTTCAGTGGACGTCGTTTGTCATTAACACAAAAGGTGAACAAGACGCGTTGCATTCAACTGGTGTCCATGTCCTCAGCCTCTTCGGCCAGCGATGACCATGACCTTGTGATGTCGGTGTAGTCCAGCAGGTGAGTGCTGTCGTTCTTGGCTCGCCACAGGAGGAACTTGCGGTAGTCAAAGTAGAGGTCGATCACCTGGCGCCCATGGTCCGTGTTCTCCTCCACCCAGCTCACCGTCGCCAGGTTGGGCAGGAGGGACTTCTGGGTCTCGTACAGCAGctgaaacaacacacacaggtgggacggatttttttctctctaaaaatgacattggtgtgtgtgtgtgtgtgtgtgtgtgtgtgtgtgtgtgtgtttatatgtgtgcgtgtgtgtgtgtgtgtgtgagtgcgtgcgtgcgtgcgtgcgtgtgtgtgtgtgtgtgtgtgtgtgtgagtgcgtgcgtgcgtgctgtgtgtgtgtgtgtgtgtgtgtgtgtgtgtgtgtgtgtgtgtgtgtgtgtgtgtgtgtgtgcaggaatgACTCACCGTTTTGCCCTGCGTGTTGTTAAGCGAGCCGCCCAGTAGGTGAATGGCTGAGTCCTCGCTGCTCGCCTTGCTCACCAGCTCTCCAAGGCACCGCCAGAACCTGCCAGTCACGCAGTCACCGCGGCGTCACACTCAATTGCGTCACTCTCAAAACTTGCTAAAAACTTTAACGGAATACCTCTTAACCACACACCAGTCTTGTATTAGcgaaccaacaaacaaacagtcgcCGTTACATCACAATCAATTGCGTCACTCTTAAAACCTGCTAGTTTGAAAACGTGAACAGAAGACCTCCCAACAACAGAACATGCTTGtttccatgaacaaagaagcaaacaaaaataaacacacaaaaacgcacATAATATAAACAAACCATAGGTACATTTGCAGTATAATACATTTCTAAACAAGATAGGCTACACTTCTCTctttaaaataaatatttctCATACAGTTATGATAATATTGTgcttatgtagaggttacatgccgagtctcagtgattattaaaaataatggtcgaagttggcggatcatgaaaaatgcgagcttcagcgagctttttcatgaccgcgaactgagaccattatttttaataatcactgagacgaggtgtgtaacctctttattcctcctttcttcagttattcaaagaaaacaggagtttttgtgcgaaagtttgatcgaatccgaatcactcaaccagtcaacctgcgcaggcgatcgattaatgcgcggttgtatagttccgtgcaaatcattccattctgttaacacttcttgtcagtttccctgttttatactaaaatcaagtacacagatatgcttttattctgctgtggcggtaaaggcagatattgtgtgttctgtttatggtTTAGTATCGtttaagataatgttctttcgtcaaatgggactagcagacgaacttttgcaccgttccaacgttaattactgtatgaagttcagttttctggggaaaatagtgtatgaaaccgctttatgttgtttaaattgatgagatgtgtgcatttggttgcgtgtgatctgtttataaaatgaaatattgttgaaaactgaccgtcggattgcagtcagtgttgtcgaagaaactgcgttaaaagaaggggaactactcttgtcggcaagagtatgagttacttgccttgggaatttgcttgtgatgaacggtgtgtgcacggcagatctagattcagaaaacaacctaactcatggattttatatggagattcatgtgttcaggcctgtagttgttaatttaaatgcggtatgtttgtattgtttgctccagagatgtatatttcgtacgtatagagcgttcggaacttttcagtcgcaaaagtagtaccaaaacagaacagcttctcaacccattgcactatcgaggattcaggctgttgctggctcgttatttgtttggttgctgggtcattatcgaaaaataactagctctacaagtttacagaggtaaagaagcagaggggggaataaagtgAACATAAGACACAAGataatttattgtccatacgATTAACCAATGGAAGGATAAGAGAGGTTCGTCTGCATGCCCCAAAATAGGTACAGAAATCTTCACAACCAAACACAGCAGGAAAGAATAAATAATAAGAATACCTACATTTTAATGTCTTGGTACTGGACTCGTCGCATTTTCTGGGGGGTGAGGACTATCTTTCGGAACATGTAAATACAACCTTCCGCCCCCTGGAACAAACAGCAGCAGGTCACATGGTTTAACAGGTCCCGGCTAAAATATTGTTTTACATTTGCAGGTATTTCCCCATCTAACTCGGAcatgtgttgttgttcttgttgttgagctaaacaggtgtaaagacgtcAATAGTACAGCTCCATGTTGCTTCTTGGGTGAGAAGAGAGTTTTTCCTGTGTTTTTCCTGTGCACCGGCTGGAAGGGGTGGTGTTACGAAGATTCAAGCgcccaaagagagagagagagagagagagagagagagagagagagagagagagagagagagagagagagagagagagagagagagaaacagaagatGACAAAGTAAGACAGTGACATAGTCggaaaaaaacagacagacaaaaagatacagagaaagagataaacagacaaacaacaaaacaaagagaTAGCGACAGAAACAGATAGTGACAGAGATAGCtaatgacagagacagacaacgaCAAAGACAGCAAAGAGACAAAGCAGTACCGTGCACATAAGGAGAACTGATGCTGCTTTGCAACCAGGTCTGTGCTGCTCCAGTCGCTGTCTGCAGATGTCTGCCATAGAATCAAGTAAGCAAACATACAGTAAAACTGTACACGAAAAAGAGTAAGACACTGCACGAGTGAAAGTTGAACGAAGAATAATCAGTGTCTTGGTAGATTCTGGACACATTTgacaacgcacgcacgcacgcacgtacatacgcatacacgcacgcacgcacgcacgcacacacacactcacacatacacacacagacacagacacagacacagcacacacacacacacacacacacacacacacacacacacacacacacatacacacacacacccctagaAAGTTTACAGCATGTTTGTTTTTATCGGACAATTTGTTTCTACAAACAGTACTCACGTAGTAGGTCCAGGAAGGTGCAATTATCAAAGTCCTGGAAAAACAACAAAGTTCAAGTTTAGTTAGTACTATAAGAAATATAATCAtccaaaaatcaaatcattacATTAGCAAAGAAACATCCAATCATTGCACaagtcacacccacacacaaaaacacacacacacacacacacacaaaaaccacacacacacacacacacataccgtcacacacacgcacacacacacacactcacacacacacacacacacacacacacacacatatacacacacacacacacacacacacacacacacacactcacacacacacaaacactgtgacacacacacacaaacacacacacacactcacacacacatacacacacacacacacacacacacacacacacacgcacacacacacacacactgactcacgtATACAATGTAGATAATACTGTTGTCTCCACGTCTGATAGCCTTGTTCATGGAATGACATCGTGGGACTTTTGATGAAATAAGCTGCAaacgtaaaaaaaaatcaccgtGTAATCAAAGAAGGTGCACATAAGTACAACGACAAAAGCCAAAGGGGATAAAACTGATTAaagtagagacagagagaaagacagacaaaccggCAGAGAGAAAAGGCCACACATCAGTAGAGAATACGTTGATATACAGAAGGAGAGATCGAGAAGTTGGTGAGAAACAATGAGATAAACACCCACGAGACAATGATACTCCGGAAAAAgaccgccacacacacacacacacaaacacacacacacaaacaaaaaccacacatacacacacacacacacacacacacacacacacacacacacacacacacacacacacacacacacatatatatatatgtatattattagttatcgttagatttgactgtgatatcaacatttatcagtctgaatgtcgagaaagctgaaatcatatcagatcgaggcgtaatatgattcagcctttcgagacattcagactgataaatgttgatatcacagtcaaatctaacgataacgattttatcgcattcgaTTTCGGAACAGTAGGAATCATAAACCTACCTAAGAAGTCCGACaaacgcaagggaggctactgcctTGTATTTAGGCCtaatgttggaaatgttggtttgtacactacattggggtgtgcacgttaaagatcccacgattgacaaaagggtctttcctggtaaaattgtataggcatagataaaaatgtccaccaaaatacccgtgtgacttggaataataggccgtgaaaagtaggagtatgcgccgaaatggctgcgatctgctggccgatgtgaatgcgggatgtattgtgtacaaaacattccatctcacacggcataaataaaatccctgcgccttgaatatatgtgcgatataaattgcattaaaaaaaaatgaaaaaaaattcctacgcttagaactgtacccacggaatacgcgcgatataagcctcatattgattgattgattgattgattgtcttttcctgctttcgtaactttgctg is part of the Littorina saxatilis isolate snail1 linkage group LG15, US_GU_Lsax_2.0, whole genome shotgun sequence genome and harbors:
- the LOC138949140 gene encoding NMDA receptor synaptonuclear signaling and neuronal migration factor-like, which produces MNKAIRRGDNSIIYIVYDFDNCTFLDLLHICRQRLEQHRPGCKAASVLLMCTGAEGCIYMFRKIVLTPQKMRRVQYQDIKMFWRCLGELVSKASSEDSAIHLLGGSLNNTQGKTLLYETQKSLLPNLATVSWVEENTDHGRQVIDLYFDYRKFLLWRAKNDSTHLLDYTDITRSWSSLAEEAEDMDTS